Within Sporosarcina sp. PTS2304, the genomic segment GCATTTAATAACCGTTTAACAAACGTATATTTACCACTATATTATGGTAAGACAGCTGTAACTAGCAAAGAACGCGCACAAGCTCTTGTGCATTTAGACAAGGAAATCAATAATATTTCTGATGCTACGTTAAATGGTATTCTAGAATATTACAAACTAGTAAGCAAGTTTGTAATACAAGATAACGTCAAAGACTCAGCAGCTCCACAAAATGCTGACAATATCTACCCAGCTGAATTTGTTTACGAAGAAGATAATGCATTAGTGTTGGTTCTTCCTGGACAGCGTGCAACAGATTCAATTGACTATGTAACTCAAGATTTCAAACAGAACAATCAAAAGAATGCTAAATTCTTGAAAGACAACGCTTCTCATCAAGTATTGTTTGTTAATGATGCACAAAAAGATCGTTATGAAATTACTGGCGATCCAACATTCAAGCTTGAAGACGCTGAATCTCTAAAACTAATTTCCGTTACTAGCGGACGTTATTTGGTGCAGCAAGTTCAAGAAGCGGCGGTTGGTAAGTTCTGTCAGATCCCTTACGCTGTAGAATCAGAAGAGGGTGATGGTTACGGTCCAGGAAACAATACATCTACGGGACCATCATTTACAGGAACTACAATCGGAGCTGGTTCATATGAAATCAGTGAAGACTACAAACGTTTTGATGCACCAAAAGGAACAGTGAATGGCGATAAGCTAGGAGAGATTAAAGTTGTCTTCTCTGAAGCAGTTTCAGTTCAGGATGAAGCGAACGTTCTAGATGCTAAGAACTGGACAATTGACGGTATTAAATTAGGAGCGCTTGCTGCAGACTACGGAATTTCCGCACGTCTAGTAAGTACTGATCCTACAAAGCAACTTCGTGATGCTGTTATTTTAACAATCACTTCAAAAGAAGATGGAACACAACGTGATAACAAATACGTTGAAAAATTCATCGAAAATGCTAATGGTACACATAAAGTGGAAATTAGTAACGTTGGGGATTGGGCAGCGCAAACGGATTCTAAAAATATTGTACCTACACAATCTTTAGACTATGAAGGCAAAGCGAAGGCTGATGCGACTCCATGGACTAGAGAAGGTCAAGTGAGTGGTAAAACTTCAGGTGCAATTGCTCCAGGAGAAGCATTTGTTGTCCGCTCGAAAGGTGAAAAAGCAAATGCAACTAACGGCAACGATAAAGATCTAGTACGTGTCTTGTTCAGTGAACCGATGAAAATCACGGGCACGGATTCTATCCTTGAAAAAGCAAACTACCGTTTAGATGGTAAAGAATTGCCTTCAGTTGGTTCTTCTATCAAGCTAGGTATTGAAGGAGTAGACCAGTTTAATGAATCTACTTGCGCAGTAACAATTGAATTGCCAAAAGGTTATTTACAAGATAAAAATGATGCAAACGTTCTTTCAATTTCTAACGTGAAAGGTCTTGACGACGCAACAAAATTAACTGAGCGTATTCAGTTGGCATATGCACGTCAATACACGATTGTTGGTAACAAGATCAATATTAATAACACATTGGTTCCTAACGGATTGTACACAAACCAAATCAATGTAATTAGTTATGATGCAGGTACTAAAGCCGAAGCAAGAGTGTATAAAGATGCAAATGGCAATGTGATTGAGCTAACGGGCTCTCCATGGGTTGAAAATAATGTAGACTTCTTTACAAAACACCCAACTACAACGCCATCTATTCCAGCTACACCAGCTGAGCGTGCAGCTCTTCAAGCAGCTGTAACTGCAGCTGAAACTGCTGCAGGCAATGCAGATGCTGCAGATTATGAAGCAGGAGCATTGACAACTTATGAGACAGCAATTGCAAATGCAAAAGCTGTATTGAACAATCCTAATTCAACTGTTGCACAAGTAAATGCTGCAGAAACAGTATTGAATAATGCTACTCAAGCATTCAATGATGCTAAGAAGCCAGGAACTACACCGCCAGCAACACCTGCTGAGCGTGCAGCTCTTCAAACAGCTGTAACTGATGCAACAACTGTTGCAAATGCTGCAGATGCTGCTGATTATGAAGCAGGAGCACTAGCAACTTACCAAGCGGCAATTGCTGATGCTTTGGCTGTACTTGATGATGCAGAAGCTACAAAAGCAGAAGTTGATGCAGCTCTAGCTACATTGAACACTGCTACTCAAGCGTTTAATGATGCGAAGATCCCAGCAGATAACGAATTAGTATTCGGTGCAACGGATCTTGGTCAGAGATATAAAGCTGAAAATATCACTCAGACAATTATAGTGTCATTTGACGAGTCCAAATTGCCTGCAAATCTACAAGGTAAGACATATCAACTAGAGCTCGAAGATGGAACAACATATAACTTCCGTAAATCTGCAGCGCCAACAAAGCCTAATGATCGCAATACGAATGTTCCAGCAACATATACTCAACAACAAATTGAAGCGGGTAAATTAATCGCTAACTAATTTGAGAAAAATAATAAAATACGAAGACTTTAAGTCTTCGTATTTTTTAAAAAAAACTATGAGGTGAAGTACAAAATGAAAAACTTAAAACCTGTTAACGTATTGTCTAAGACAGCTATGGTAGCAGCACTAGCGGCAGCGGCAATCGTACCGGTAGCAGCAACGCCAGCACAAGCAGCAACAGAAACAATTGCTGATATCGTAGTAACAATCGATGGTGTTCAATATAGTTTCACATCAGCTGAATACTCAGATTA encodes:
- a CDS encoding FIVAR domain-containing protein — encoded protein: MTKKPFNTLSKAALAAALATTALIPVASADAATAYSIDEVVIAQGGQQLAISSSDYREAVIEGSVNPATVGHVKSSNGKYYSSTDFREAVIETGSETAALESLNGSSKDKAITTVPGKFVDGKLVPVTDEVKSFASVASINATTIEVTFDQKVASLPDASAFSIPGIAVTKTAFKEDTGQKVVVLTTSTQSSQAYTLTYNGNSKTFIGKTNLGSVLLSAEKYEVEIVPSENKLTPVEITAELENFPEGAEAVIEFTTSFGKVVDVTTTQNGKAVFQLTPLETLKDQTASVTGKVVEVKNPTTGQTYPEFKNSSVGTVNVKFVINEKTGEDVIKSYRVDTAYAEQADRVYVKMNGGIDGKIKSALAYQPEKLIAGTNSDTEKELYRHLKDAMFSKIEAAVVNPAGAVTKANVDAVKASLKNVFTHSNGKDYTAKDLRNELRNDAFNNRLTNVYLPLYYGKTAVTSKERAQALVHLDKEINNISDATLNGILEYYKLVSKFVIQDNVKDSAAPQNADNIYPAEFVYEEDNALVLVLPGQRATDSIDYVTQDFKQNNQKNAKFLKDNASHQVLFVNDAQKDRYEITGDPTFKLEDAESLKLISVTSGRYLVQQVQEAAVGKFCQIPYAVESEEGDGYGPGNNTSTGPSFTGTTIGAGSYEISEDYKRFDAPKGTVNGDKLGEIKVVFSEAVSVQDEANVLDAKNWTIDGIKLGALAADYGISARLVSTDPTKQLRDAVILTITSKEDGTQRDNKYVEKFIENANGTHKVEISNVGDWAAQTDSKNIVPTQSLDYEGKAKADATPWTREGQVSGKTSGAIAPGEAFVVRSKGEKANATNGNDKDLVRVLFSEPMKITGTDSILEKANYRLDGKELPSVGSSIKLGIEGVDQFNESTCAVTIELPKGYLQDKNDANVLSISNVKGLDDATKLTERIQLAYARQYTIVGNKININNTLVPNGLYTNQINVISYDAGTKAEARVYKDANGNVIELTGSPWVENNVDFFTKHPTTTPSIPATPAERAALQAAVTAAETAAGNADAADYEAGALTTYETAIANAKAVLNNPNSTVAQVNAAETVLNNATQAFNDAKKPGTTPPATPAERAALQTAVTDATTVANAADAADYEAGALATYQAAIADALAVLDDAEATKAEVDAALATLNTATQAFNDAKIPADNELVFGATDLGQRYKAENITQTIIVSFDESKLPANLQGKTYQLELEDGTTYNFRKSAAPTKPNDRNTNVPATYTQQQIEAGKLIAN